Proteins encoded within one genomic window of Amorphoplanes friuliensis DSM 7358:
- the rph gene encoding ribonuclease PH produces MARPDGREPGQLRPVTLTRRWSIHPEGSVLVEFGDTRVLCTASVTEGVPRWRKGSGLGWVTAEYAMLPRATNTRGDRESVKGKVGGRTQEISRLIGRSLRACIDLKALGENSIVLDCDVLQADGGTRTAAITGAYVALHDAVNWLAERKSLAGKPAAVMHRSIQAVSVGVVDGEPRLDLMYLEDVAAEVDMNVVCTGDGDFVEVQGTGEANVFRRDQLDALLDLGVLGCAELNAAQQKALAS; encoded by the coding sequence ATGGCGCGACCCGACGGCCGAGAGCCCGGCCAACTCCGACCCGTGACCCTGACCCGCCGGTGGAGCATCCATCCGGAGGGATCGGTGCTCGTCGAGTTCGGCGACACCCGGGTGCTCTGCACCGCCAGCGTGACCGAGGGTGTGCCGCGCTGGCGCAAGGGCTCCGGCCTGGGCTGGGTCACCGCGGAGTACGCGATGCTGCCCCGCGCGACGAACACCCGCGGCGACCGCGAGAGCGTCAAGGGCAAGGTCGGCGGCCGCACCCAGGAGATCTCCCGCCTGATCGGCCGCAGCCTGCGGGCCTGCATCGACCTGAAGGCCCTGGGCGAAAATTCGATCGTGCTGGACTGCGACGTGCTCCAGGCCGACGGCGGCACCCGCACGGCCGCGATCACCGGCGCGTACGTCGCCCTGCACGACGCGGTGAACTGGCTGGCCGAACGCAAGTCGCTGGCGGGCAAACCGGCCGCGGTGATGCACCGGTCGATCCAGGCCGTCAGCGTCGGTGTGGTCGACGGCGAGCCCCGCCTCGACCTGATGTACCTCGAGGACGTTGCCGCCGAGGTCGACATGAACGTCGTCTGCACCGGCGACGGTGACTTCGTCGAGGTCCAGGGCACCGGCGAGGCGAACGTGTTCCGCCGCGACCAGCTCGACGCGCTCCTCGACCTCGGTGTGCTCGGCTGCGCCGAACTGAACGCTGCCCAGCAGAAGGCCCTGGCCTCATGA
- a CDS encoding MBL fold metallo-hydrolase produces MRLTVLGCAGSFPGPESACSAYLVEAEGFRLLIDFGSGSLSALQRYAGIGAVDAIMLTHLHCDHMLDACTYVVVRRYAPGGPLPPLPVYAPMGAAERISAAYSSENEPVDDVYTFYGLQPGTFPIGPFTVTADRVNHPIETYGVRVEHNGKVLAYSSDTAPCDSLLRLAQGADLFLCEASYLDGVENPPDLHLTGGEAGEAATKADVGKLLLTHLVPAWVSEASTVEAASAAYAGPVEVVRPGSRYDL; encoded by the coding sequence ATGCGACTGACCGTTCTCGGCTGCGCCGGCTCTTTTCCCGGCCCCGAGTCGGCCTGCTCCGCCTACCTCGTCGAGGCCGAGGGTTTCCGGCTGCTGATCGACTTCGGCTCCGGGTCCCTGTCGGCCCTCCAGCGGTACGCGGGCATCGGGGCCGTCGACGCCATCATGCTGACCCACCTGCACTGCGACCACATGCTCGACGCGTGCACGTACGTCGTCGTGCGCCGGTACGCCCCGGGTGGCCCGCTGCCGCCGCTGCCGGTCTACGCGCCGATGGGTGCCGCCGAACGCATCTCGGCCGCGTACAGCTCCGAGAACGAGCCGGTCGACGACGTCTACACGTTCTACGGGCTGCAGCCGGGCACGTTCCCGATCGGCCCGTTCACGGTGACGGCCGACCGCGTCAACCATCCGATCGAGACCTACGGCGTGCGGGTCGAGCACAACGGCAAGGTTCTCGCGTACTCCTCGGACACCGCGCCGTGCGACTCGCTGCTGCGTCTGGCGCAGGGCGCAGATCTTTTCCTGTGTGAGGCCAGTTACCTGGACGGGGTGGAAAATCCGCCTGACCTGCACCTCACCGGGGGTGAAGCGGGTGAGGCGGCGACCAAGGCCGACGTAGGCAAGCTCCTGCTGACCCATCTGGTTCCCGCCTGGGTCAGCGAAGCATCTACTGTGGAGGCCGCCTCGGCTGCTTACGCGGGTCCGGTGGAGGTTGTCCGGCCCGGCTCCCGCTACGATCTCTGA
- a CDS encoding PLP-dependent cysteine synthase family protein — MARYESLLDACGGTPLVGLPRLSPTVPEGAPPVRLWAKLEDRNPTGSIKDRPALFMVREAEEAGRLRPGDTILEPTSGNTGISLAMVAKLRGYRLVCVMPENVSSERVQLLRMYGAEIIFSPAAGGSNQAVATAKQIAAEHPDWVMLFQYGNPANARAHYESTGPELLHDLPTITHFVAGLGTTGTLMGTGRFLREKVEGIQIIAAEPRYGELVYGLRNIDEGYVPELYDEKVLTRRFSVGTRDAVLRTRQLVEVEGIFAGFSSGAILHAALAVAHEAVKAGTRADVAFVVCDGGYKYLSTGAYGGTLAEAEDALEGQLWA, encoded by the coding sequence ATGGCTCGTTACGAGAGCCTCCTGGACGCCTGTGGGGGCACGCCGCTCGTCGGCCTGCCCCGCCTCTCGCCGACGGTGCCCGAGGGGGCACCGCCGGTGCGGCTCTGGGCCAAGCTCGAGGACCGCAACCCGACCGGCAGCATCAAGGACCGTCCCGCGCTGTTCATGGTGCGCGAGGCCGAGGAGGCCGGCCGTCTGCGCCCGGGTGACACCATCCTGGAGCCGACCAGCGGCAACACCGGCATCTCGCTGGCCATGGTGGCCAAGCTGCGCGGTTACCGCCTGGTCTGCGTGATGCCGGAGAACGTCTCGTCGGAGCGTGTGCAACTGCTCCGGATGTACGGCGCGGAGATCATCTTCTCGCCGGCGGCGGGCGGTTCCAACCAGGCGGTCGCGACGGCCAAGCAGATCGCGGCGGAGCACCCCGACTGGGTCATGCTCTTCCAGTACGGCAACCCGGCCAACGCCCGCGCCCATTACGAGTCGACCGGGCCGGAGCTGCTGCACGACCTGCCGACCATCACGCATTTCGTGGCCGGTCTGGGCACCACGGGCACGCTGATGGGCACCGGCCGGTTCCTGCGGGAAAAGGTCGAGGGCATCCAGATCATCGCCGCCGAGCCCCGGTACGGCGAACTGGTCTACGGCCTGCGCAACATCGACGAGGGCTACGTCCCCGAGCTGTACGACGAGAAGGTGCTGACCAGGCGTTTTTCTGTCGGCACCCGTGACGCGGTGCTGCGGACCCGGCAGCTGGTCGAGGTCGAGGGCATCTTCGCCGGCTTCTCCAGCGGCGCGATCCTGCACGCGGCGCTGGCGGTGGCCCACGAGGCGGTCAAGGCCGGCACGCGGGCCGACGTGGCCTTCGTGGTCTGCGACGGTGGCTACAAATACCTCTCCACCGGCGCTTATGGCGGCACCTTGGCCGAGGCCGAGGACGCCCTCGAAGGTCAGCTCTGGGCCTGA
- a CDS encoding helix-turn-helix transcriptional regulator — MEHWEFVGRADELARLTTVATIDAERGLILSGAAGIGKSRLLNEGVAELPPEHYAVHYASANIASSGLPFGGLAQILPPDPPAGLSPAGLLRWAVDGLHDAAGDRPIVLAIDDAHLLDAPSAALAHLLVREGATLLATLRIAEPVPPPISALWTEGLLSHAELAPLTEDESRALLTGLVGGPVEAGSAQRLARLGGGNPLLLRELVLAAVGGGELVRTYGFWRWTGRLTLAPSLADLVDTRIGGLTGGVRDVLELVSFGEPVGLSLLLRAAEPRDVETAEERGLIRVGVDERRRDVRLAHPLYGEVVRRRCPVTRSRRLLATLADLVEGAGAHRRDDLLRVAVWRLDSGTAQGGALLLDAARQAFARFDIDLARRLAAAAHDAGAGYSAAELLATVLLFADSPQEALAVLDATPDDSARRLTSRAAVEFFGLGQAAAADRLAAAELADPAEAARVRAFEAFIRLQLDELATARSLARGVLDEPASGVATKALARCVLAFLAAAGGDPRGSAELIAAVEADTAAWRRDTPTLQYALQMAEGTLVSVSMDLPAIDKILAAEFAHLAQAGGFGFGSGWVSLLQAQACLLRGQTEEALRATEQACAALAPARVYDGSAHFARANAAALRGEVTVAVDSLAVAEASAGTAVGLYYAWQEQARAWTLACRGELADAVRVLHRSATRLRADGFHAHELLALYDLVRLGRPELAADRMDALATTVGGRATPLLVRHARAAADEAAEDLFAVAREFAVLGYQLFAAEAAAGAVRIFRQARDPRALAASTLMADVLARCGVMRTPALMAVQPALTVRERQVAELAAEGVRSREIADRLYLSPRTVENHLQRVYTKLGVNGRVELAPALRLLPQ, encoded by the coding sequence GTGGAGCACTGGGAATTCGTCGGTCGCGCCGACGAGTTGGCCCGCCTCACGACGGTCGCGACGATCGATGCCGAGCGTGGCCTGATCCTCAGCGGAGCCGCGGGCATCGGCAAGAGTCGCCTGCTCAACGAGGGTGTCGCCGAGCTCCCACCCGAGCACTACGCGGTGCACTACGCCTCGGCCAACATCGCCAGCTCCGGTCTGCCGTTCGGTGGTCTGGCCCAGATCCTGCCGCCCGATCCACCCGCCGGGCTCTCCCCCGCCGGGCTGCTGCGCTGGGCGGTCGACGGCCTGCACGACGCGGCCGGCGACCGGCCCATCGTGCTCGCGATCGACGACGCGCACCTGCTCGACGCACCCTCCGCCGCCCTGGCCCATCTCCTGGTGCGCGAGGGCGCCACCCTGCTGGCCACCCTGCGCATCGCCGAGCCGGTGCCGCCGCCGATCAGCGCACTGTGGACCGAGGGACTGCTCAGCCACGCCGAGCTGGCGCCCCTGACCGAGGACGAGTCGCGGGCCCTGCTCACCGGTCTGGTCGGCGGCCCGGTCGAGGCGGGTTCGGCGCAGCGGCTCGCACGCCTCGGCGGCGGCAACCCCCTACTGCTGCGCGAGCTGGTCCTGGCAGCGGTCGGCGGGGGTGAGCTTGTCCGGACGTACGGATTCTGGCGCTGGACCGGCCGTCTGACGCTGGCACCGAGCCTGGCCGACCTGGTCGACACCCGCATCGGCGGTCTCACCGGCGGCGTCCGCGACGTGCTGGAGCTGGTGTCCTTCGGCGAGCCGGTCGGGCTGTCGCTGCTGTTGCGCGCCGCGGAGCCCCGCGACGTGGAGACCGCCGAGGAACGCGGGCTGATCCGGGTCGGCGTCGACGAGCGCCGCCGCGACGTCCGGCTGGCCCATCCGCTCTACGGCGAGGTCGTGCGCCGCCGCTGCCCGGTCACACGGTCCCGGCGCCTGCTGGCGACCCTCGCCGACCTGGTCGAGGGGGCCGGCGCCCACCGCCGCGACGACCTGCTGCGGGTGGCGGTCTGGCGGCTCGACTCCGGGACGGCCCAGGGCGGCGCCCTGCTGCTCGACGCGGCCCGGCAGGCGTTCGCCCGGTTCGACATCGACCTCGCGCGCCGCCTCGCCGCGGCGGCCCACGACGCCGGCGCGGGTTACTCCGCCGCCGAGCTGCTCGCCACCGTGCTGCTCTTCGCCGACAGCCCCCAGGAGGCGCTGGCCGTCCTCGACGCCACCCCGGACGACAGCGCCCGCCGGCTGACCTCCCGCGCCGCGGTCGAGTTCTTCGGGCTGGGCCAGGCCGCCGCGGCCGACCGGCTGGCCGCCGCCGAGCTCGCCGATCCGGCCGAGGCCGCGCGGGTCCGGGCGTTCGAGGCGTTCATCCGGCTCCAGCTCGACGAGCTGGCCACGGCCCGGTCCCTCGCCCGCGGTGTGCTCGACGAGCCCGCATCCGGCGTCGCGACCAAGGCGCTGGCCCGGTGCGTGCTGGCGTTCCTGGCAGCGGCCGGGGGCGACCCGCGCGGCAGCGCCGAGCTGATCGCCGCGGTCGAGGCCGACACGGCGGCCTGGCGGCGCGACACCCCGACCCTCCAGTACGCCCTGCAGATGGCCGAGGGCACGCTGGTCAGCGTCTCCATGGACCTGCCCGCCATCGACAAGATCCTGGCCGCCGAGTTCGCCCACCTGGCCCAGGCCGGCGGTTTCGGTTTCGGCTCCGGCTGGGTCTCGCTGCTGCAGGCCCAGGCCTGCCTGCTGCGCGGGCAGACCGAGGAGGCGTTGCGCGCCACCGAGCAGGCCTGCGCGGCGCTCGCCCCCGCCCGCGTCTACGACGGCAGCGCCCACTTCGCCCGCGCCAACGCCGCGGCGCTCCGCGGTGAGGTCACCGTGGCCGTCGACTCCCTCGCCGTGGCCGAGGCGTCCGCGGGCACCGCCGTCGGCCTCTACTACGCCTGGCAGGAGCAGGCCCGCGCCTGGACCCTGGCCTGCCGGGGCGAGCTCGCCGACGCCGTACGGGTGCTGCACCGGTCCGCGACCCGGCTCCGGGCCGACGGATTCCACGCCCACGAGCTGCTCGCCCTCTACGACCTGGTCCGCCTCGGCCGCCCGGAGCTCGCCGCCGACCGCATGGACGCCCTGGCCACGACCGTCGGCGGGCGCGCGACACCGCTGCTCGTCCGGCACGCCCGGGCCGCCGCCGACGAGGCCGCCGAGGACCTGTTCGCGGTGGCGCGCGAGTTCGCCGTACTGGGATATCAGCTCTTCGCCGCGGAGGCCGCGGCCGGCGCGGTCCGGATCTTCCGGCAGGCCCGGGATCCGCGGGCGCTGGCCGCCAGCACGCTGATGGCCGACGTGCTGGCCCGCTGCGGTGTCATGCGCACACCCGCCCTGATGGCCGTCCAGCCGGCGCTCACCGTCCGCGAACGCCAGGTCGCCGAGCTGGCCGCCGAGGGTGTCCGCAGCCGCGAGATCGCCGACCGCCTCTACCTCTCGCCACGCACCGTGGAAAACCACTTACAGCGCGTCTACACCAAGCTGGGAGTCAACGGGCGGGTCGAGCTTGCGCCCGCGCTTCGCCTGCTCCCGCAATAA
- the clpS gene encoding ATP-dependent Clp protease adapter ClpS, translated as MALPQVAPAETPQIEEVPADDRPWVTIVWDDPVNLMSYVTWVFQKLFGYSHDKAEQLMMDVHNKGKAIVSTGARERMEMDASQLHGYGLWATVDRG; from the coding sequence ATGGCGTTGCCTCAGGTCGCTCCCGCAGAGACGCCGCAGATCGAGGAGGTACCGGCTGATGATCGGCCGTGGGTGACCATCGTCTGGGACGATCCGGTCAATCTCATGTCGTACGTGACCTGGGTTTTTCAGAAGTTGTTCGGCTACAGCCACGACAAGGCCGAGCAGCTGATGATGGACGTGCACAACAAGGGCAAGGCGATCGTGTCGACCGGCGCGCGCGAGCGTATGGAAATGGACGCCTCGCAACTCCACGGCTACGGTCTGTGGGCGACGGTGGACCGGGGGTGA
- a CDS encoding ABC transporter permease — translation MKHLIKAEFRRLFATRMWGGLLLGAVLIGGGLMGAMALVGPENFDPPMPGLDTETGIRSVLGMLGYTAFVPAAVGTLAVTSEYRHRTAAVTFLFAPRRWQVLAAKLATYGAAGLAYGLILAGTAATALFAVAFLRGIPLGLPADTVIALLARIGLAMVVYLLLGVGVGALLRNQIAALCIVVGYLYVGEPLLMMIPGVNQLYPVLPGGAMASLTDFTYLADAISQEVGSTAVQLLPPAAGALLLTAYALAAALIAVVLPMRRDIT, via the coding sequence ATGAAACACCTGATCAAGGCTGAATTCCGGCGGCTGTTCGCCACGCGCATGTGGGGTGGGCTGCTGCTCGGCGCCGTCCTCATCGGTGGCGGCCTGATGGGCGCGATGGCCCTCGTCGGGCCGGAGAACTTCGACCCGCCCATGCCCGGGCTGGACACCGAGACCGGCATCCGCTCGGTCCTCGGCATGCTGGGCTACACCGCGTTTGTCCCGGCCGCTGTCGGCACGCTGGCCGTCACCTCGGAGTACAGGCACCGCACCGCCGCCGTCACGTTCCTCTTCGCACCCCGCCGCTGGCAGGTGCTCGCGGCCAAACTCGCCACCTACGGGGCCGCCGGACTGGCCTACGGGCTGATCCTCGCCGGCACCGCCGCAACGGCGCTGTTCGCCGTGGCTTTTCTGCGAGGCATCCCGCTCGGCCTGCCGGCGGACACCGTGATCGCGCTGCTCGCCCGCATCGGCCTGGCCATGGTCGTCTACCTGCTGCTCGGTGTCGGCGTGGGCGCGCTGCTCCGCAACCAGATCGCCGCCCTGTGCATCGTGGTCGGCTACCTGTACGTCGGCGAGCCGCTGCTCATGATGATCCCCGGCGTCAATCAGCTCTACCCGGTCCTGCCCGGCGGCGCGATGGCCTCGCTGACCGACTTCACCTACCTGGCCGACGCGATCTCGCAGGAGGTCGGCAGCACCGCCGTCCAGCTGCTGCCACCCGCGGCCGGCGCGCTGCTGCTGACGGCGTACGCGCTGGCCGCGGCCCTGATCGCCGTGGTTCTGCCGATGCGGCGGGACATCACCTGA
- a CDS encoding glycosyltransferase has translation MSGRSVGERGLRIVRLANFVSPRSGGLRTALRNLGEGYLQAGHEPVLIVPGRERSDEMTSQGRVITLPGHHLPRTGGYRVLASRRELTRVLDELEPDRIEVSDRSTLRWTGRWARERGVGSMMVSHESLAGLLGVWGMPARDSLADRLNRRTAEAFDQIICTTAFAAAEFRRLGVPNLVEVPLGVNLRQFHPSRADEALRSRYARPDELLVVYCSRLSADKRPELAVDTIAALRAAKVPAVLAMAGDGSRRAALAYRSARLPVRFAGHISDRDDVAALLASADVAVAPGPVETFGLAALEALACGTPVVVNAASALPEVVGDAGLAVPGTPAAFAEGVRELMDRPEGERRAAARARAELFGWPQAVDGFLRAHGALPQGRSSAVVARQPMPARGLRPAVPAVAAAASSAWATAPGDAL, from the coding sequence ATGAGCGGTCGATCAGTGGGTGAGCGTGGACTGCGCATCGTCCGACTGGCGAATTTCGTCTCACCTCGTTCGGGCGGGCTGCGCACTGCGCTGCGCAACCTCGGCGAGGGATATCTGCAGGCGGGGCACGAGCCCGTCCTGATCGTCCCGGGGCGTGAACGCTCCGACGAGATGACCTCCCAGGGCCGGGTCATCACGCTTCCCGGCCACCACCTTCCGCGTACGGGCGGCTACCGCGTGCTGGCGTCCCGCCGCGAGCTGACCCGGGTGCTGGACGAGCTGGAGCCGGACCGCATCGAGGTGTCCGACCGGTCGACGCTGCGCTGGACGGGCCGCTGGGCCCGCGAGCGGGGTGTCGGCTCGATGATGGTCTCGCACGAGAGCCTGGCCGGGCTGCTCGGCGTCTGGGGCATGCCGGCGCGGGACTCCCTGGCCGACCGGCTCAACCGCCGCACCGCCGAGGCGTTCGACCAGATCATCTGCACCACGGCGTTCGCCGCGGCCGAGTTCCGCCGCCTCGGCGTGCCGAACCTCGTCGAGGTGCCGCTCGGTGTCAACCTGCGGCAGTTCCACCCGAGCCGCGCCGACGAGGCCCTCCGCTCCCGGTACGCCCGTCCCGACGAGCTGCTGGTCGTCTACTGCAGCCGGCTGTCGGCGGACAAGCGTCCCGAGCTGGCCGTCGACACGATCGCCGCACTGCGGGCCGCCAAGGTGCCCGCGGTGCTGGCCATGGCCGGTGACGGTTCACGCCGTGCCGCCCTGGCCTACCGGTCGGCGCGCCTGCCGGTGCGTTTTGCCGGGCACATCAGCGACCGCGACGACGTGGCCGCCCTGCTGGCCAGCGCCGACGTGGCCGTCGCGCCGGGACCGGTCGAGACGTTCGGCCTGGCCGCACTCGAGGCCCTGGCCTGCGGCACACCCGTGGTGGTCAACGCCGCCAGTGCGCTGCCCGAGGTTGTCGGCGACGCCGGCCTGGCCGTTCCGGGCACCCCCGCGGCGTTTGCTGAGGGCGTACGCGAGTTGATGGACCGTCCGGAGGGTGAGCGACGCGCCGCAGCCCGGGCCCGCGCCGAGCTGTTCGGCTGGCCGCAGGCCGTCGACGGTTTCCTGCGCGCGCACGGTGCTCTGCCGCAGGGCCGCAGCTCAGCGGTCGTGGCCCGCCAGCCGATGCCCGCGCGGGGCCTGCGCCCGGCCGTGCCGGCGGTCGCCGCCGCCGCGTCCAGTGCCTGGGCGACGGCACCCGGCGACGCGCTGTAA
- a CDS encoding DUF2017 domain-containing protein has protein sequence MFRRNGSQCVATFAVDEVRVLRKVAGEVVGLLMDGFDHTDPVVGRLFPDIYPDRPDDSAEFRLYTEGDLKTGKIDQAGAILAALPDDGPGEVRLDGEEAEAWLRAINDARLAMGTRLDIQGDTDLGDELDDAVIRDPASSRVFQLSVYAYLGYLQESLLNALPEIQER, from the coding sequence ATGTTCCGACGCAACGGCAGTCAGTGCGTGGCCACCTTCGCCGTCGACGAGGTGCGCGTGCTGCGCAAGGTCGCCGGCGAGGTCGTGGGGTTGCTCATGGACGGTTTCGACCACACCGATCCGGTCGTGGGGCGCCTCTTCCCGGACATCTACCCGGACCGGCCCGACGACTCCGCCGAGTTCCGCCTCTACACCGAGGGTGACCTCAAGACGGGCAAGATCGATCAGGCCGGTGCGATCCTCGCCGCCCTGCCCGACGACGGCCCCGGTGAGGTGCGCCTCGACGGCGAGGAGGCCGAGGCCTGGCTGCGCGCGATCAACGACGCCCGTCTCGCGATGGGCACCCGGCTCGACATCCAGGGCGACACGGACCTCGGCGACGAGTTGGACGACGCCGTGATCCGTGACCCCGCCTCGAGCCGGGTCTTCCAGCTCTCGGTCTACGCGTACCTGGGTTATCTCCAGGAATCCCTGCTCAACGCGCTCCCCGAGATCCAGGAACGCTAG
- a CDS encoding MoaD/ThiS family protein: MAIEVRVPTILRSYTGGSKVVEGSGATLSGLIDDLDAKHSGLKGRLLTPEGGLHRFVNIYVNDEDVRFLGALDAKLNDGDAVTILPAVAGGALGFAAAAALLGRPSNHPTAARKRTEGN, translated from the coding sequence ATGGCTATCGAAGTTCGCGTCCCGACCATCCTGCGCAGCTACACCGGTGGTTCGAAGGTCGTCGAGGGCTCCGGTGCGACTCTGTCGGGCCTGATCGACGACCTCGACGCCAAGCACTCGGGCCTCAAGGGCCGGCTGCTCACGCCCGAGGGTGGCCTGCACCGGTTCGTCAACATCTACGTCAACGACGAGGACGTCCGCTTCCTGGGCGCGCTCGACGCGAAGCTGAACGACGGCGACGCCGTGACGATCCTGCCGGCCGTCGCCGGTGGCGCGCTGGGCTTCGCGGCGGCGGCCGCCCTGCTCGGCCGCCCGTCCAACCACCCCACCGCCGCCCGTAAGCGGACTGAAGGCAACTAG
- a CDS encoding aldo/keto reductase, whose amino-acid sequence MKQRTIGNVQVGAIGLGGMPMSIEGRPDTDRSVRTIHAALDAGVTLIDTADAYHLHADEVGHNESLIAQALSSWSGDTSGVLVATKGGHLRPGDGSWTVDGSPAHLREAVEGSLKRLGVDAIGLYQFHRPDPGTPYEESVGTIRDLLDEGKIRLAGISNATVDQIRQAQEILGGRLASVQNQYSPAFRSSEPELRLCDELGIAFLPYSPLGGIARAGELGDRFSEFARIAEIHGVSPQRVTLAWMLSKSEHVIPIPGASRPESIIDSAQAADLTLTAQDLVQLDAV is encoded by the coding sequence ATGAAGCAGCGAACAATCGGAAACGTCCAGGTGGGCGCCATCGGGCTCGGCGGCATGCCGATGTCCATCGAGGGACGCCCCGACACCGACCGCTCGGTCCGGACCATCCACGCCGCGCTCGACGCGGGAGTGACGCTGATCGACACGGCCGACGCGTACCACCTCCACGCGGACGAGGTCGGCCACAACGAGTCGCTGATCGCCCAGGCGCTGAGCAGCTGGAGCGGTGACACCTCCGGCGTGCTGGTCGCCACCAAGGGCGGCCACCTGCGCCCCGGCGACGGCTCGTGGACGGTGGACGGCTCCCCCGCCCACCTGCGCGAGGCCGTCGAGGGATCACTCAAGCGCCTCGGCGTCGACGCGATCGGCCTCTACCAGTTCCACCGCCCCGACCCCGGCACGCCGTACGAGGAGTCGGTCGGCACCATCCGTGACCTGCTCGACGAGGGCAAGATCCGGCTGGCCGGCATCTCGAACGCCACCGTGGACCAGATCCGCCAGGCGCAGGAGATCCTCGGCGGCCGGCTGGCCTCGGTCCAGAACCAGTACTCGCCGGCGTTCCGCTCCTCGGAGCCCGAGCTGCGGCTCTGCGACGAGCTGGGCATCGCCTTCCTGCCCTACTCCCCGCTGGGCGGCATCGCCCGGGCCGGCGAGCTGGGTGACCGGTTCTCCGAGTTCGCCCGCATCGCCGAGATCCACGGCGTGAGCCCGCAGCGGGTCACCCTGGCGTGGATGCTCAGCAAGAGCGAGCACGTCATCCCGATCCCCGGTGCGAGCCGCCCCGAGTCGATCATCGACTCGGCCCAGGCCGCCGACCTGACCCTCACCGCCCAGGACCTCGTCCAGCTGGACGCGGTCTAG
- the rdgB gene encoding RdgB/HAM1 family non-canonical purine NTP pyrophosphatase gives MSARLLLATANQKKLVELQRILDNALGTGGIELVGLGDFPGYPDVPETGLTFGENALIKAREGASRTGLPTVADDSGLAVDALNGMPGVFSARWSGRHGDDDANLDLVLAQIGDVGDEHRGGAFVCAAALVLPGGREHLVEGKQRGEILRARRGTGGFGYDPIFLGEGQTRTNAELSPAEKDAISHRGKAFRELSKVIAKELPR, from the coding sequence ATGAGCGCCCGCCTCCTGCTCGCCACGGCGAACCAGAAGAAGCTAGTCGAGCTGCAGCGCATCCTCGACAACGCGCTCGGCACCGGCGGCATCGAGCTGGTCGGCCTGGGTGACTTCCCCGGTTACCCGGACGTGCCCGAGACCGGCCTGACCTTCGGCGAGAACGCCCTGATCAAGGCCCGCGAGGGTGCGTCCCGCACCGGCCTGCCGACCGTCGCCGACGACTCCGGCCTGGCCGTCGACGCCCTCAACGGCATGCCGGGCGTCTTCAGCGCCCGCTGGTCCGGCCGCCACGGCGACGACGACGCCAACCTCGACCTCGTCCTGGCCCAGATCGGCGACGTCGGCGACGAACACCGCGGCGGCGCCTTCGTCTGCGCGGCAGCCCTGGTCCTGCCCGGTGGCCGCGAACACCTCGTCGAGGGCAAGCAGCGCGGCGAGATCCTGCGCGCCCGCCGCGGCACGGGTGGCTTCGGTTACGACCCGATCTTCCTCGGTGAGGGCCAGACCCGCACCAACGCGGAGTTGAGCCCGGCCGAGAAGGACGCCATCAGCCACCGCGGCAAGGCCTTCCGCGAGCTCTCCAAGGTCATCGCCAAGGAACTGCCCCGCTGA